The sequence below is a genomic window from Anopheles cruzii chromosome 3, idAnoCruzAS_RS32_06, whole genome shotgun sequence.
CATGCTGCTGTCGCTTCATTGTTGGCAAGATTTTCCGCTAAACATACAGGCGACTGGACGGTTCGACTACAATAAGCATGACGAGAGCAGATTGATCGCATGAGCGATCGTACAATGCTTttggaaagaaagaaaaaaaacagtaaactCCAACGCGCTACCACAGTCTGCAACGGGACCAGGCTGGGCATTAACGTTAGAATGCTAGAACATGGGAACATGTCAACCATGAACAAAGAGTGGccggcaaaaaataaaacttacaTAGCCAAATGCACCATAAAAGCATTGCCCCGTTTGAATGCAGGAAGCACTGGCTGTCGATAGACCTCATTGAGGTCAAATGCACCTGCACCACCAGGTcgaatttcactttcacgtgCATTGGGCACATTTTCGACTCTAGCGCGGAagcacacggtggccaccattaaGCCAATTTTCATGTTATCGCCTGAAGACGCGACCCAATTTTGGGCTTTCATAAAGGTAGGGGAAAATTGGTCACATTACGGTGCACCAACTGTGAATGATTTTGAACCGGAGGAAAACTGTAACCAGCCCCGTGGATCAACTCATTGTCCGCCTCCGGATCCCATGTTTGGTTGAACCCATTGCGTGCCAGCCCGTGTGCAACAGAATTCTTTCGGGCTTCACCGGCGAACAACTGGTGCGGAACGACGAGTAGGAAAAACGAAGGTTTGGTTTAGCGAGTGAGAAACTTATGAAAAGAGCGTCATAAATTTTGTGGTTGGAATGTGTAGTTCAATAAACGAATACTTTGTAACCTTGTTTCCGAGCGTTTCTATGCGAAGGCACAGAACAAATAGAACAACTGCAACGAGTTGTTCTGATTTGAATACAATCGGTTCGCATTAAACGTGATCTGATACAGTGGTCGAAGCAAGAATTTTGCGTTGACAATCCAAACGAAAGGGTCGTAAATTCGTCACACCGTGTTGCGGTCTACTAATGGTAAAATGTGCAATCCAACAATTCAAGGTAAGTTATGGTACAGGTTTGCGATATTTGAATGAGCGAAAAACGATGTTCGGCTAGTCAAAGAGAAAGGTCAGCAAAAAATCCACCCTGCGTTAAACCTGCGTGGCGTTACAGGACACCAAAAAGATGaagatatttatttaattcacGTAAAGCTAAAACACGCGAAATATAAACATCAATGAAGCCAACTTACTGCTAGAGTCAATAACCGTAAAAAACGAGTTCAGTGCCCTTTTGTGTTTCGCTTACAAAACAGACCCACTACAATTTCATCCATGGTTGCGCCTGGAATATCCCACAGTTGTGGTCCCAACCCAACCGCAGTCGCTGGATGCGTCCCGTGAATGACGAATGATGTTTGATGCTTTAAAGCAGCTTTCAAGAAGAAGTTTGGACCACTTCTGTGTGACTTTTGTTTGGGGTTTTCGCTAGAAATTTGCTGATTGGGCTCAGTTTAGAAGACAGTTCCTTTACCCGCGGAACCGACAACAGCTGGGCCCGTTTTTTCAATGTAGGCGACGgtgtggcacccattttgatCGGTTTGCTGTCGACAGGCTTTGGAGAGGTTACTGTTTCCGGCACTTCCAAAGCATCGCGTTGTTTAGGTGAATTCTTTTCACTTCCCGTAAgcatcttcttcttttcgtCCGCTGAAAGCTTCTTCGTAAACTTTGTTATGCTGACGGTCGCGGGTGCGTTCGGAACGGACTGCGTTTTCAGTGTGACATGTCCGTTACTGTGCTTAACCTTCTTCCGTGCCGGATCCTTATTTCTTACAGATTCATCTGCCTGCTGCCCTGTCTCTTGGGTTTCCTCTTGTGCCCGCCGTTTTGCAGCGTGTCGTCGTGCTTGATTGTTTCCTTCCAGACTATACTTCCATTCGTTCGGCAGTATCAGCGTGGTGAGCTTGTgcattttcaaaatttcatcGTCCACTGTCCAACAAAGCTTTCCTAGCATCGGGCCATCGATCGTGCACACTCCCCAGCTTGCTACTTCCCGTATCTTGAGGTGTATGCTTTCCAAACTGAACGTAACCGTGTTTAAATTCCTCCAAAACGCCTGAAACTCTCGCACCAGAAATTTACTCTTGTTTGTATTGCCGTGCACCAGCCGCATCAAGTCGCACACTGCATCGTCCGTTATGCGTACCCGTTTCGGGCCTTTCTCATTCTCTTTCCCTGGAGATTGGGCTTCCGGATCCGCTTCAGAGTCGTTAGTGGGCCCGGCCGATGGTAGCGTGAAAGAGATTGGCTCGGCAGGGTCGTAAAGCATAGCCCGATCAGTCAACATCTTCCAGATGATGGCGGAGCAGTCCGGACGGGCAGTGTGCCCAGTTTTGTATCCACCGTTCTCCCAAATGCACCCAATTAAGCGGGGCTTTattttctccgttttcttcttcatttctgCCACAAACTCCTGCTGCAGGATTTTCAACTTGGCCTTCTGAACCTGCGGCCTGTTATCGTCCAGCTCAGGGTTTCCATCGGCGTCTTCACCCTCAGCTTGCAGTTCCTCGTCGCTTAAGTGGCCATGAGGCACGAAGAACTCATTGTCCACCTCGTAATCCTCCTCGTGATCTACGTCCTTTTCATCGTCACTACCGTGCAGAGACTCTCCCGGTTCCTCCTCTTCCCATTCATCGTCCGAATCCACGTCATAATCAAAAAATTTCTGCAAAAAGAAGCGATGAATTGGGCGTTTAACTTGTGTTAGCATTGGCTCCAAGAACCTACCGTATCCAAAGCAAACGGTCGCCGAGCACTGATCTGTTGGCTGCGCTTTCGCCACGTTCCCCGATACGGTGGCCGTTGGTTTTCATCGAAAAGGAAGAACTTTACTTTGAACCGTTGCTTCATCTTTTCTGGATCCTCCTCGATCTGGTGGCACACTGTTTCGTCTGTAATTATTGTGAATTAGTACATAACAAATAGAATAAGAAACAATTCAAGTTCTTACCATCGCCAATCATCATGTCGTTTTCATCTTCCTCCTCTTCTGTGTTCCAGGTTTTTCCCGATGTTCGTGGATTATGGCAGCGGCTCGTAAGCTCTCCAAGGTAGAGCTTATCGATGCCCAATGCCGGTTTGAGGGCGACAAAGCTTCTTTCTTCCAAAAAAGCGTCCAATGTTGTCTTTTGCGTGGAATCGAGGATGGCTCTAGTGGTGGGCGCCAATCGCATGTCACCCTTGACACAAAACGGCATGAACCTTGGAGGTGTTCCCGTGCCGGTTGAAAGCGCCACCTCCATTCCTTCTCCACCCGTTGACAGGTTTCCGAGAGAATTTTCATCATCGGATGCTTTCAAGACGCCGCTGGTCGCTGCACTTGGCTTCTTCACGAAAAAGCTCGTGAACGCTTCGGCCAccttttgctttttcttttcctctgcCTCTTTCTCTTCATCTCTGCGCTTCCGTTCCTCTTCTTTTTGCTCCTCCTTTCGACGCCGCTCTTCGTCCTTGAGGCGCTTTTCTTCGAGCTTTTGCTCCACCTCATCTTGgcgccgtttttccttctcttcgcGCTCCTTACGCCGCTGCTCCTCTTTTTCCTCGCGCTCCTTTTGCTTCGCTTGTTCCTTCTCCAGGCGCTCCTTGCGCTTCAGatcttccttttcttcgcgTTCCTTGCGCTTCTGTTCCTCCTTTTCTTCGCGTTCCTTTCGCCGCTGGCGctcttgttcttctttttcgcgTGCCTTTTcgtctttctctttctgcagCTGAAGGCGCTTTTCCTCCTTCTCCTGTTCCTTCAGGGCGCGGGTTTTTTCACGGTGCAAACGAAGGGCAATCTGTTTCGGTGTTAGCTTTCTCGAAGCGCTTTTTTCCGCGCTCGATGGTACAGTTTTAGTGTTCGGAGTGCAGAGCATGTAAATGTCCTCTTCGCTCGAGTGAAAATCGGATGGGGGTGTTCGACTCGCTGTAGGTATCGTTGAGTCTTGGGTCAGCAAATGTCcattttcttcccgttttACAGGTGACCCAGGCGGGTGCCCAGCAGCTTGCTTGGACGACCCCGGTGATTCGGTACCACTGTTTATTGATGTTCCTTCCCCGTAGGTTTGTTGATCATCTTGCTCGCTTGAATCTGCTAAATTCACGATCGAGTCGTTCAAAactattttatcattttcttcgtttgcttgtggtttttttgATGGCGTTCTGTCGACTAACGAATCTTTCGTCTCCAAATCGTCACTGGAAGATTCTAGCAGTTGTTTAAAATCCCTCGTTGGCGCACGGTCCTCATTGTGTTTATCAGTTTCTGGTGCATCGTTTGTCTCAAGTTCCTCTGATTCGTCGGTATCATCCATCATTACAGCATCCGAAATCTGATCCATGTCAACCAATGCTGCAAATGATTTACTGTTTGGTTCCGTAGCATTCTTGTCCCtcgatcgtttccgtttcgccatGGGCAACTTTATAAATATCTTGCATTGATTTGCGGTCGAtcttttctgtttatttttcttttttctttcgctacGGAACGATCGACCCAGTGGTTCACGTTCATCGTCagctgcatcatcatcgtacaatgcggccggcggcgaaggTGTTTCGGAAATGCGGCCAACCTTTGCCACATTCTGCAAATCTAGGGATTCGGTGAACGGCTTTCGTTTCCTAATGTCCGCGGCGACCGGTGTTGATGGTGAAGCGGACATACGACCAGCGTTGCCGTTTGTTGAAAGCACTTGGAATGGTAAAAGGCTTTGCTTTAACTTTTTAACCATCGTTCCTTGCGATGGAGACCCACTAGCCTCAGGCCTTTCGGCGATAGGGGTTTTGACTTCCATTGTGTGAAGAAGTCGGGACACAAAACCGTCGCGATCACTTTTAATGTTTAGTACGTTGATTTTGTTCGAATCGTGAAACACTTGAACTGTAAACAATCACACTCTCGTTTCAGTCTGTTTTGATTTATAATGGCTTGTGGTGAATCAGAGCTCGTAATTACGGAATACGACCGATCTGTAACTAAACATTTACAAAATAAGCCTCGAAAACCATTTTAGACAGCGAAAACGGCGCGCTTTGCAACTGGGCGAATTTGGAAGCATATGtcagaaacaaaataaaacactacAACAGCTCGTCTTTGAAGAAATGTTGATGATAATAGTGTCGATAAGGCAAATGGTAGATTTTTCAATGTCAAAATGAATTGTAATTTTTTGCATATTGAAATTGGAACGAAACAAGTAGAAATAACGCAAAATGCTAGTTAGCGAATTGAACAAGGTTGCGGATTTAGGCGAGACCGTAGGCAGCCTGTCTGGCAGCACTGTTACCGAGCTGTCAGTCGGAACAAACAGTAAACATAGGGAAAAAAAGCTCCGCAGGCAATCTCTTTCACTTCAGAGCAGTTTTAATTCCACTTGTTTTACTGAAAAGACCCATTAAAGCGAAACAAATCGATTCCATTCGCGTTAAAACGCATAACGAGTCGCTGAACAGTGTTTGCATAGTCCGCTAGTGATATTTTCTGTGATCATCCGTTGTGCTCCATTTGCTACTGCGATCCTcttgtgtttttattgcatcTGTTGTCATTTGGCTCGTACGTTCCTTTTTCGTTGCATCTATCCGATACTTGAGCTTTGCACACGCATTTAACACGGCGCCAGATGAGTAAgatgacgaaaaacaaactaaacctCACTCTACCGCCCGGCTCGGTGGACGTTCCTGCTGGACAGCAGACCACTCCGACACCCTCGTTCAAAACGCCATCCGGTACGGAGTACGTGATCGGCAAACACAATCTGCTGGGCAAGCCTAAGAACAGCATCGACGCGCTCACCGAAACACTCGAGGAACTGGAGATGGAAGAGAGCGCACGCAAACGCATAAAAGTGTTTCTGAGTCAAAAGGAAAAGATTGGCGAACTGAGCGACGAAGATCTGGAAAAGCTGGGTGAGCTGGGCTCCGGAAACGGTGGGGTCGTGATGAAGGTGCGCCACATTCCAACGCAGCTGATAATGGCCCGTAAACTGATACACCTGGAGGTGAAGCCGGCCATCAAGAAGCAGATCATTCGCGAGCTGAAAGTGTTGCACGAGTGCAACTTTCCACACATCGTTGGATTCTACGGTGCGTTCTACAGCGATGGCGAAATCAGCATCTGCATGGAGTACATGGACGGTGGTTCGTTGGATTTGATTTTGAAACGGGCCGGCAGGATACCGGAAGCTATTTTGGCCAAAATCACGGCCGCTGTGCTGAAGGGATTGAGTTATCTGCGAGACAAGCACGCCATCATGCACCGTGACGTGAAACCCAGCAACATCCTCGTCAATAGCAGCGGAGAGATCAAGATATGCGACTTTGGAGTGTCTGGACAGCTGATTGATTCGATGGCGAATTCCTTCGTCGGTACCCGCAGTTACATGTCGGTGAGTGGCTGTTTGTGGGAGGAACTATCAGGAGTGAGGTGGTGATATCGACAATGCTGACTGGTTCTTGTTACAGCCGGAACGTTTGCAGGGAACGCATTACTCGGTGCAGTCCGATATCTGGTCGTTGGGCCTTTCACTGGTCGAGATGGCCATCGGAATGTATCCCATTCCGCCGCCTGACGGCAAAACGTTGGACTTAATTTTCCAAGACAGAGGCGACGACAGCTCTCCCGGACAGAACATTATCGAGCCAAAACCGATGGCCATCTTCGAGCTGCTTGATTACATTGTGAACGAACCGCCACCGAGATTGGAGCACAATTCATTCACGGACCGGTTCAAAGATTTCGTCGACCGATGTCTAAAGAAGAATCCGGAGGAGCGGGCCGACTTGAAAACGTTAATGGTACGCCCCATCAGGCCCTTTTTTGCATGGCTGGACATTTCTAACATCATCACTGTTTCGATTGCAGAACCACGATTGGATTAAGAACATCGAGACCGAGGACGTAGACATTGCTGGATGGGTTTGCCGGACCATGGATTTGGCGCCTTCCACTCCGAAACGCAACGCATCGCCGTTTGcgaattaaaacaaacatttacaAACCACGTAATGTATGTGTCCATCTCATTCTGGCCGAATATTTCCTCGTGTTTTTTGTAACTATACAGCGAATGCATTTCCAGTTATAGCCGTCGTAGAACAGCTCTAGCGAGAGAGGTAATACTAATGGGTAATAAGCATAGAACTCATAGGATCGCGGATGAAAGTTGCACTAAATCCATCATAGTTTAAGCGATGCGttataaaatataaatatttaaagcaATCCCAAATCAATTCGTTGTGTAGataattattataatttcaaAAATTCGCTATGCTTTCCTGATGTCTTTTAAAGACCATTTTAAAACAGAGCCATATTTCCCTTGCAAAATGTGTCGCGCTAGAGTTTTGAAAACTACGGCCATTCAAGAGCGAATTAGATTTGTATTCTACATGCACCCGTTTCAACACGCTAGAAAGAGGAGGGTAATTGAAGAACAAAAACCATAGAAATGAACTTGAAATATCGCAAAATATATtgtaaaataaagtaaaatacCAACTTTTGATGATCGAAACTTATGTACCATTAAGCGAGACGTCAAACTTGTGTGTTGTAAAGGAAATGAAAGATCTCATCTACAAATTGTAAAATATCACTAAAGTTTTCTCTTCTTAATGTCTGTTTAATGTGCAATTAGGCTTAAAAgaatgaataatttactgTTCggtaaagaaataaaatagaaGCACCCGATTGGCTTCCGGCCTATAACTGAGCGGTTtaattgtacatttttatgagATGTCGTCTACAAGTATGCTTTATTAAGCTATTAAGAACAATATTtcgttaaataaataactgtCTATTAAATGCTTTAAACGCTACTATCACACCCAACGGAGGGCCATTAGTGTTCCATTTTGCTGGCAAAAGAAAAGCTGTCCGCCCAGGACATCTTTCGCATCGTGACCGATCCATTCGTTTCCACGTGTAACGTGTTGCCCGTGCCAGCCTTGCCCAGCGTTACACCGGCCGCGTTCCGCTTTGGCACTTTATTATCTAAGCTGGCATCGAGATCGACTTTCGGAGCTTTTACAGTAATGGATGCCGTTTCGTACACAGTTTCGGCAAGGTTCAATTGCAACAGCTCGGCCGATGGTGCTTGGATGCTGCTGTTACCGACTGTCTCCGAAAGCTGCAGCGTTACGTGCCGGCTACCAATATTTGCCTGAAGTGTTCCATAGAATCCATCTAATCGTCCATAAGAGCATTAGTACATAAAATGTATCTCTGTGGGGTATCCCCAAACATACGTACTCATTACTAGGTTTTGGCCACCCGCAGAGGTCACGGTGCAGTCCTTGTGGATGCTCTTTAAATCCATGTCTCCAAGCCGCGTTTGAAAGAAACTCTGGTTCGAGTAGCAGGCATTGACCGTAATATTGCCTGCCTCGGTGGTTGCACTCACCGTGCCACCTTGCAGTTTATCCAGAAAAATGCCTCCCTTGCCAGCGGCAAGAGCAACTACCTGCTGGGCAAGCGTGATCCCGCGACAGGAAATGTTTCCCGCTGTGCTATCCAACCGTACCGTTGTAGACCTCAGGTTCTTGGTGTCGATGTTACCGGTCCCTACGATTTCTATCTCATCACTGTAGAGATCGGCAACAGCAGTGTTTCCGTTGTTGTGAATTTCTAGATCCGCCTTTACCGGTATTTCGAGAATACACTGTACACCTTTGCTGTTTGGGTTGTTTGTGATCGTGACGAGTTTTTCCGACACCTTCAGTTCAAAGGCATCTGTGTTGCCGTCCGCCTTAACGGTCGCCTTCAGTAGGTTCGAGTCCGGACAATCGAGAAGATCGTAAGGTACGATTTTCAACTCGTACGCACAGTTGATCTGTATTTTCGTGTACGGATCGACGGTTTGTTGCAACGTTTTAATGTTAGTCCACCGGTGATAGTCCGACAGTCCGCGAACGATCGCTGTTCGACGCGAACCTAAAAACACGTTAGCAAGTTTGTGATACAACATCTTCAGCGTCGCATAAGTAAATTGTGTTTCTTGGAAGTTATTGAACTTTGCCGGCTTCGAAAGATCTgccagaaaaccaaaacaaacgctcaCAGAGTAAACATTGATTTGGGAATCGGCTTGGCATTTGACAGTTGTCGTGATGGTGACGTTTTGGCCAGCTGACCTAACTTTTACCGTTTGACAGCAAGACGAATGTTTACCCCGTGTTTTGTACGTGGAGTGTTTCTAATAATTTTGTGCTCTTTCGCAGCGTATCGTATGTTTTGTGTTCTGGTTGGAACGTTGCAGCAATAGAAGGCAGTCAGGTTGATATTTGCTTACGCCATGGGGAAATTAGGCGTCCTGCAGGCACTAACCGGGCACGATGGGCGCGTGTGGAGTGCTTCCTGGCATCCAGACGGAGCGGCCCTGGCTTCCTGCGGCGAGGATAAAACCATACGTATCTGGACGCGAAGCAGCAACGAATGGGTCGCGCAAACCGTGCTGGCAGAGGGCCATTCGCGGACGATCCGGGACGTGGCGTGGTCCTTCTGCGGGCAGTACCTCGCATCCGCCAGCTTTGACACAACCGTGGCCATTTGGGATAAAAAGTCAGGTGAGCAAACCACCGATGGGGAGCTGTCGGAGATGTTCCGGATTTTTGCTAACCGTCCCTGTTTCTTCCCACAAAGGCGAGTTTGAGTGCAATGCCACGCTCGAGGGTCATGATAATGAAGTGAAGAGTGTCACTTGGTCCCGGAACGGCAACCTGTTGGCCACATGCAGCAGGGACAAGTCTGTGTGGG
It includes:
- the LOC128275576 gene encoding dual specificity mitogen-activated protein kinase kinase dSOR1, with amino-acid sequence MSKMTKNKLNLTLPPGSVDVPAGQQTTPTPSFKTPSGTEYVIGKHNLLGKPKNSIDALTETLEELEMEESARKRIKVFLSQKEKIGELSDEDLEKLGELGSGNGGVVMKVRHIPTQLIMARKLIHLEVKPAIKKQIIRELKVLHECNFPHIVGFYGAFYSDGEISICMEYMDGGSLDLILKRAGRIPEAILAKITAAVLKGLSYLRDKHAIMHRDVKPSNILVNSSGEIKICDFGVSGQLIDSMANSFVGTRSYMSPERLQGTHYSVQSDIWSLGLSLVEMAIGMYPIPPPDGKTLDLIFQDRGDDSSPGQNIIEPKPMAIFELLDYIVNEPPPRLEHNSFTDRFKDFVDRCLKKNPEERADLKTLMNHDWIKNIETEDVDIAGWVCRTMDLAPSTPKRNASPFAN
- the LOC128270007 gene encoding chromatin assembly factor 1 subunit A-like, translating into MAKRKRSRDKNATEPNTSRTPPSDFHSSEEDIYMLCTPNTKTVPSSAEKSASRKLTPKQIALRLHREKTRALKEQEKEEKRLQLQKEKDEKAREKEEQERQRRKEREEKEEQKRKEREEKEDLKRKERLEKEQAKQKEREEKEEQRRKEREEKEKRRQDEVEQKLEEKRLKDEERRRKEEQKEEERKRRDEEKEAEEKKKQKVAEAFTSFFVKKPSAATSGVLKASDDENSLGNLSTGGEGMEVALSTGTGTPPRFMPFCVKGDMRLAPTTRAILDSTQKTTLDAFLEERSFVALKPALGIDKLYLGELTSRCHNPRTSGKTWNTEEEEDENDMMIGDDETVCHQIEEDPEKMKQRFKVKFFLFDENQRPPYRGTWRKRSQQISARRPFALDTKFFDYDVDSDDEWEEEEPGESLHGSDDEKDVDHEEDYEVDNEFFVPHGHLSDEELQAEGEDADGNPELDDNRPQVQKAKLKILQQEFVAEMKKKTEKIKPRLIGCIWENGGYKTGHTARPDCSAIIWKMLTDRAMLYDPAEPISFTLPSAGPTNDSEADPEAQSPGKENEKGPKRVRITDDAVCDLMRLVHGNTNKSKFLVREFQAFWRNLNTVTFSLESIHLKIREVASWGVCTIDGPMLGKLCWTVDDEILKMHKLTTLILPNEWKYSLEGNNQARRHAAKRRAQEETQETGQQADESVRNKDPARKKVKHSNGHVTLKTQSVPNAPATVSITKFTKKLSADEKKKMLTGSEKNSPKQRDALEVPETVTSPKPVDSKPIKMGATPSPTLKKRAQLLSVPRLYVN
- the LOC128270008 gene encoding uncharacterized protein LOC128270008 — translated: MLYHKLANVFLGSRRTAIVRGLSDYHRWTNIKTLQQTVDPYTKIQINCAYELKIVPYDLLDCPDSNLLKATVKADGNTDAFELKVSEKLVTITNNPNSKGVQCILEIPVKADLEIHNNGNTAVADLYSDEIEIVGTGNIDTKNLRSTTVRLDSTAGNISCRGITLAQQVVALAAGKGGIFLDKLQGGTVSATTEAGNITVNACYSNQSFFQTRLGDMDLKSIHKDCTVTSAGGQNLVMNGFYGTLQANIGSRHVTLQLSETVGNSSIQAPSAELLQLNLAETVYETASITVKAPKVDLDASLDNKVPKRNAAGVTLGKAGTGNTLHVETNGSVTMRKMSWADSFSFASKMEH